The following proteins come from a genomic window of Bradyrhizobium paxllaeri:
- the ccmI gene encoding c-type cytochrome biogenesis protein CcmI, with translation MTLWFVFALMTVAAIFAVLWPLSRGPSAQAGGSEAAVYRDQLAEIDRDVAAGMIGASEAEAARVEIGRRLLAAADGEQDLPARASLGLRRGSAVLALVGLPVAAVTFYLAVGSPRLGDFPLAERTRTADPSQPLENMVAQVEAHLEKNPTDGRGWTVLAPVLARLGRYDDAVRAYRNSITHAGDSAERRSDLGEALAGAAGGVVTAEAKAEFERAVAQSADDPKANYFLGLAAEQDGRRADAAAIWQGMLAKSPADAPWRPLIEAALVRVGGSVAPVLSNDAMAAAKDMNEDDRGAMIRGMVDRLATRLKQNGDDVEGWLRLVRAYQVMGERDKAASAVVEARQAVASDAERLRQLNAGLKSLGLDG, from the coding sequence ATGACACTGTGGTTTGTGTTCGCCCTGATGACGGTCGCGGCGATCTTCGCCGTGCTCTGGCCGTTGAGTCGCGGGCCGTCTGCGCAGGCTGGGGGCAGCGAGGCGGCGGTCTACAGGGATCAACTCGCCGAAATCGACCGCGATGTCGCCGCAGGGATGATCGGCGCGTCCGAGGCCGAGGCCGCCCGTGTCGAAATCGGCCGTCGCCTGCTCGCCGCGGCGGACGGCGAGCAAGACCTGCCGGCGCGCGCCAGCCTCGGCCTGCGCCGCGGTTCGGCCGTCCTGGCGCTGGTGGGGTTGCCGGTCGCGGCGGTGACGTTCTACCTCGCGGTCGGATCGCCGCGTCTCGGCGATTTTCCGCTCGCCGAGCGCACCCGCACCGCGGACCCCAGCCAGCCTCTCGAAAACATGGTGGCGCAGGTCGAAGCGCATCTGGAGAAAAATCCGACCGACGGCCGTGGTTGGACCGTGCTGGCGCCGGTGCTGGCGCGGCTCGGCCGTTACGATGACGCGGTCCGCGCCTACCGCAATTCGATCACTCATGCCGGGGACAGCGCCGAGCGCCGCTCCGATCTCGGCGAGGCGCTTGCGGGCGCGGCGGGCGGCGTCGTTACGGCCGAGGCCAAGGCGGAATTCGAACGCGCGGTGGCGCAAAGCGCCGACGACCCGAAGGCCAATTATTTCCTCGGACTCGCCGCCGAACAGGATGGTCGCCGGGCCGATGCCGCCGCGATCTGGCAGGGCATGCTCGCCAAGTCGCCCGCCGACGCGCCATGGCGCCCGCTGATCGAGGCGGCGCTGGTCCGGGTCGGCGGATCTGTCGCGCCGGTGCTCTCCAACGATGCGATGGCCGCCGCCAAGGACATGAATGAGGATGACCGCGGCGCGATGATCCGTGGCATGGTGGATCGGCTTGCGACGCGGCTGAAGCAGAACGGCGACGATGTCGAAGGATGGTTGCGGCTGGTGCGGGCCTATCAGGTGATGGGCGAACGCGACAAGGCGGCGAGCGCGGTCGTTGAGGCGCGGCAGGCGGTCGCGAGCGATGCGGAACGCTTGCGCCAGCTCAATGCCGGCCTGAAGAGTCTCGGGCTTGATGGGTGA
- the ccmE gene encoding cytochrome c maturation protein CcmE, with the protein MTRKQRRLTMIGGSLAVLAIAAALVLNAMRDSIVFFSTPTMAAEKQIPPGKRFRLGGLVQPGSLVKGDNLAVNFSVADGAATLPVAYKGILPDLFREGQGVVAEGALDASGVFKADTVLAKHDETYMPKDVADALKKQGHWKDDYGAKPGATAASAPMQGASK; encoded by the coding sequence ATGACGCGCAAGCAACGGCGTTTGACCATGATCGGCGGTTCGCTCGCGGTGCTCGCGATTGCGGCGGCGCTGGTGCTGAACGCCATGCGCGATTCCATCGTGTTCTTCTCCACGCCGACGATGGCAGCGGAGAAGCAGATCCCGCCGGGCAAACGGTTCCGCCTTGGCGGCCTGGTGCAGCCGGGCTCGCTGGTGAAGGGGGACAATCTGGCCGTGAACTTCTCCGTCGCCGACGGCGCCGCGACGCTGCCGGTCGCCTACAAGGGCATCTTGCCGGACCTGTTCCGTGAGGGGCAGGGCGTTGTCGCCGAAGGCGCGCTCGATGCGTCAGGCGTGTTCAAGGCCGATACCGTGCTGGCAAAACATGACGAGACCTACATGCCCAAGGATGTCGCCGACGCCCTGAAGAAGCAGGGGCACTGGAAGGACGATTACGGCGCCAAGCCCGGCGCCACGGCCGCATCTGCGCCGATGCAAGGGGCCTCGAAGTGA
- a CDS encoding heme lyase CcmF/NrfE family subunit: MIAEAGHYALVLALGLALIQSTVPILGARWGDHALMNVARSTALAQLLFVGASFAALTMLHVVSDFSVVNVFENSHSMKPLLYKITGVWGNHEGSMLLWVLILALFGGLVAAFGNNLPLSLRAHVLAVQGWIAAAFYLFILATSNPFLRIASPPIEGRDLNPVLQDIGLAVHPPMLYLGYVGFSISFSFAVAALIEGRIDAAWARWVRPWTLVAWIFLTLGIAMGSYWAYYELGWGGWWFWDPVENASLMPWLAGTALLHSAVVMEKRNALKVWTILLSILTFSLSLLGTFLVRSGVLTSVHAFATDPARGVFILLILCLFIGGSLSLFAGRAAALKQGGLFAPISREGALVLNNLLLTVACGTVLFGTLYPLALEVLTGIKLSVGAPFFNLTFGPLFVLLMIAVPFGPMLAWKRGDLLGAAQRLMAAGIAALIAIAVLYAWTYGGSTFAPLAIGLAVFVIGGALSDLAERTALFRVSLGVAMARARGLPRSTWGTAFAHAGAGIALIGIVCETTWNSEYIGTMKPRDVATVAGYQLKLDDITQRQGPNFREMIAQFTVSSDGETLQVMTPSKRNFTTRGSSTTEAALLTRGASQLYVSLGDTNADGAIAVRIYHKPLVLLIWWGPVLMAFGGLLSLSDRRLRVGAPKPAKAARALAPAE, from the coding sequence GTGATCGCGGAAGCCGGGCACTATGCGCTGGTGCTGGCGCTGGGACTGGCGCTGATCCAGTCCACGGTGCCGATCCTGGGCGCGCGCTGGGGCGATCATGCCTTGATGAATGTCGCGCGCTCCACTGCGCTCGCGCAATTGCTGTTCGTGGGCGCGTCGTTTGCGGCGCTGACGATGCTGCACGTCGTCTCGGATTTCTCCGTCGTCAACGTGTTCGAGAATTCGCACTCGATGAAGCCGCTGCTCTACAAGATCACCGGCGTGTGGGGCAATCACGAAGGATCGATGCTGCTGTGGGTGTTGATCCTGGCGCTGTTCGGCGGCCTGGTTGCCGCCTTCGGCAACAATCTGCCGCTGTCGCTGCGGGCGCACGTGCTGGCCGTGCAGGGCTGGATCGCCGCGGCGTTCTATCTATTCATCCTGGCCACCTCGAATCCGTTCCTGCGCATCGCCAGCCCTCCGATCGAGGGCCGCGATCTCAATCCGGTGCTGCAGGACATCGGCCTCGCGGTGCACCCGCCGATGCTCTATCTCGGCTATGTCGGCTTCTCGATCTCGTTCTCCTTCGCGGTGGCCGCGCTGATCGAAGGCCGCATCGACGCGGCCTGGGCGCGCTGGGTGCGGCCGTGGACGCTGGTGGCGTGGATCTTCCTCACGCTCGGCATCGCGATGGGCTCGTACTGGGCCTATTACGAACTCGGCTGGGGCGGCTGGTGGTTCTGGGATCCGGTGGAGAACGCTTCCCTGATGCCGTGGCTCGCCGGCACGGCGCTATTGCATTCCGCGGTCGTGATGGAAAAGCGCAATGCGCTGAAGGTCTGGACCATCCTGCTGTCGATCCTGACCTTCTCGCTGTCATTGCTCGGCACCTTCCTGGTGCGTTCGGGCGTCCTGACATCGGTACATGCGTTCGCGACCGATCCGGCGCGCGGCGTGTTCATCCTGCTGATCCTCTGCCTGTTCATCGGCGGCAGTCTTTCGCTGTTCGCCGGGCGGGCGGCGGCGCTGAAGCAGGGCGGATTGTTCGCGCCGATCTCCCGTGAAGGGGCGCTGGTGCTCAACAATTTGCTTCTCACCGTCGCCTGCGGGACCGTGCTGTTCGGAACGCTGTATCCGCTGGCGCTGGAAGTCCTGACCGGCATCAAGCTTTCGGTCGGCGCGCCGTTCTTCAACCTGACTTTCGGGCCGTTGTTCGTGCTGTTGATGATCGCGGTGCCGTTCGGGCCGATGCTGGCCTGGAAGCGGGGCGATTTGCTCGGCGCGGCGCAGCGGCTGATGGCGGCCGGCATTGCGGCGCTGATTGCGATCGCGGTGCTGTATGCGTGGACGTATGGTGGCAGCACATTCGCGCCGCTCGCTATCGGGCTTGCGGTATTCGTCATCGGCGGCGCACTCAGCGATCTCGCTGAACGCACGGCGCTGTTCCGCGTTTCCTTGGGCGTGGCGATGGCTCGCGCGAGGGGATTGCCGCGCTCGACCTGGGGCACGGCGTTCGCGCATGCCGGCGCGGGGATTGCCCTGATCGGCATCGTCTGCGAGACCACCTGGAACAGCGAGTATATCGGCACGATGAAGCCGCGCGATGTCGCGACCGTCGCCGGCTATCAGTTGAAGCTCGACGATATCACGCAGCGGCAGGGACCGAATTTCCGCGAGATGATCGCGCAGTTCACGGTCTCGAGCGACGGCGAAACGCTCCAGGTGATGACGCCGTCGAAGCGTAACTTCACCACGCGCGGCTCCTCGACCACCGAGGCCGCGCTGCTGACCCGCGGCGCCAGCCAGCTCTATGTTTCGCTCGGCGATACCAATGCCGATGGCGCCATTGCGGTGCGCATCTATCACAAGCCGCTGGTGCTGCTGATCTGGTGGGGGCCCGTCCTGATGGCGTTCGGCGGCCTGCTGTCGCTGTCGGATCGCCGCCTGCGCGTCGGCGCGCCGAAGCCGGCCAAGGCCGCGCGTGCGCTGGCCCCGGCGGAGTAG
- a CDS encoding cytochrome c-type biogenesis protein: MKRLLTYVFVAAVMSAAPAAYAVQPDEVMADPAKEARARNLSRELRCMVCQNQSIDDSDAPLARDLRLLVRERIAGGDNDSQVIDFLVARYGEFVLLKPRFTPHTLLLWLLPPLALAGGGLALWFYSRRRSSAGSATDPAQLKLSEEEEERLERLLAAESTPKKPS; the protein is encoded by the coding sequence GTGAAGCGCCTCCTCACATACGTATTCGTTGCAGCGGTGATGTCAGCCGCGCCGGCCGCCTACGCCGTGCAGCCCGACGAAGTCATGGCGGACCCTGCGAAGGAAGCGCGTGCGCGCAACCTGTCGCGCGAGTTGCGCTGCATGGTGTGTCAAAACCAGTCGATCGACGATTCCGATGCGCCGCTGGCACGCGATCTGCGGCTTCTGGTGCGCGAGCGGATCGCGGGCGGCGACAACGACAGCCAGGTGATCGATTTTCTGGTGGCTCGCTACGGCGAGTTCGTGCTGCTGAAGCCGCGCTTCACACCGCATACGCTGCTGCTGTGGCTGTTGCCGCCGCTGGCCTTGGCCGGCGGCGGGCTGGCGCTGTGGTTCTACAGCCGCCGCCGCTCGAGCGCTGGCAGCGCGACCGATCCCGCGCAACTGAAGTTGTCGGAAGAAGAAGAGGAGAGACTGGAGCGCCTGCTCGCGGCTGAATCGACGCCGAAAAAGCCGAGCTAG
- a CDS encoding MAPEG family protein, which translates to MTPDQKTVAIGAGIGVLTMIAAMVGISQVWADTSMPTDIAGRLAYTLKANALAAIPLLVGTITVGNNRFLSEAIDPMLQKEDQATLINGRVLDNTLQQYVLFVVGTLALSVSLTPANMPVIAAATIVFIVARFAFWIGYRIHPLYRAFGMAATMYLNIGILAWAGWKIVVA; encoded by the coding sequence ATGACCCCTGACCAGAAAACCGTTGCAATCGGCGCCGGCATTGGCGTGCTGACGATGATCGCCGCAATGGTCGGCATCTCGCAAGTCTGGGCTGACACTTCGATGCCGACCGATATCGCCGGCCGGCTTGCCTATACGCTGAAGGCGAACGCGCTTGCGGCGATACCGCTCCTCGTCGGCACCATCACCGTCGGAAACAACCGCTTTCTCAGCGAAGCAATCGACCCGATGCTTCAGAAGGAGGACCAGGCGACACTTATCAACGGGCGTGTGCTCGACAATACGCTGCAGCAATATGTGCTGTTCGTGGTCGGGACATTGGCCCTGAGCGTCAGCCTGACGCCGGCCAATATGCCGGTCATCGCGGCGGCAACCATCGTCTTCATCGTCGCCCGCTTTGCATTCTGGATCGGCTATCGAATCCACCCGCTCTATCGGGCGTTCGGGATGGCGGCGACGATGTATCTGAACATCGGAATTCTCGCCTGGGCAGGCTGGAAGATCGTCGTGGCGTGA
- a CDS encoding DUF1993 domain-containing protein: protein MALTLYDATVANYLQTLGAVGGFLDRGLRHFRDNNIDPETIVEARLAADMLPLRFQIISIAQHSRGAIEGVQSGEFRPPASKTPYDYAGLQGLVAQTREALEGWTPEAVNALGGRDVVFHLGEHKLPFTAEGFLMSFSLPNFYFHATTAYDILRTNGVPLGKRDFMGRMKMNKS, encoded by the coding sequence ATGGCTCTCACGCTCTACGACGCCACCGTGGCGAACTATCTGCAGACCCTGGGTGCGGTCGGCGGCTTCCTCGACCGCGGTCTCAGGCATTTTCGAGACAACAATATCGATCCGGAAACAATCGTCGAGGCGCGCCTTGCGGCGGACATGCTGCCATTGCGCTTCCAGATCATTTCCATCGCGCAGCATTCGCGGGGCGCCATCGAGGGCGTGCAGAGCGGAGAATTCCGGCCGCCGGCATCCAAGACGCCCTACGACTACGCCGGATTGCAAGGGCTGGTCGCGCAGACCCGCGAGGCGCTGGAGGGCTGGACGCCCGAGGCGGTCAATGCGCTCGGCGGCCGCGACGTCGTCTTTCATCTCGGCGAACACAAGCTGCCCTTTACGGCGGAGGGCTTTCTGATGTCGTTCTCGCTGCCCAATTTCTACTTCCATGCCACTACCGCCTACGACATCCTGCGCACCAACGGCGTGCCGCTCGGCAAGCGGGATTTCATGGGCCGGATGAAGATGAACAAGAGCTGA
- a CDS encoding TSUP family transporter translates to MLSLPIAAGFAAAIVSTSFISGIFGMAGGMILMGILLAFMPLAPAMVLHGLVQMAANGWRAWQWRSHIDWRIVTHYVGGAVVAAAVVGAMALAVSKAVALIIVGVSPLLGLLLPGQLAPDIGKPSHGHACGALCTLLQLLAGVSGPILDVFFVRSQLDNRQQIATKAAVQLLGHFLKAVYFGHLLGGGETVSLLAVLSAIPLAIAGTFLSRFVLESISETQFRTWSRYVIGAVSTVYLIQGVVLL, encoded by the coding sequence ATGCTCAGCCTCCCGATCGCAGCCGGATTCGCCGCCGCCATTGTGTCGACCTCCTTCATCTCCGGCATCTTCGGGATGGCCGGAGGTATGATCCTGATGGGAATCTTGCTGGCTTTCATGCCTTTGGCGCCGGCCATGGTTCTGCACGGCCTGGTGCAGATGGCCGCGAACGGCTGGCGGGCCTGGCAGTGGCGCTCGCATATCGATTGGCGGATCGTTACCCATTACGTTGGCGGAGCGGTGGTCGCAGCGGCTGTGGTCGGCGCCATGGCGCTCGCGGTAAGCAAGGCGGTAGCCCTAATTATCGTTGGTGTAAGCCCTCTTTTGGGGCTGCTGCTTCCCGGCCAGCTCGCGCCCGATATTGGAAAGCCGAGCCACGGACATGCCTGCGGCGCCCTGTGCACGCTGCTGCAACTCCTGGCCGGCGTCTCCGGGCCCATCCTCGACGTGTTCTTCGTGCGCTCGCAGCTCGACAACCGGCAACAGATCGCCACAAAGGCTGCCGTGCAACTGCTCGGGCACTTCCTGAAGGCCGTCTATTTCGGTCACCTGCTCGGCGGCGGCGAGACCGTATCGCTGCTCGCGGTCCTCTCGGCGATTCCCCTTGCGATCGCCGGAACGTTCCTTTCGCGGTTCGTGCTCGAGAGCATCAGCGAAACGCAATTCCGCACCTGGTCGCGGTACGTGATCGGCGCGGTGTCCACGGTCTATCTGATTCAAGGCGTGGTGCTGCTGTGA
- a CDS encoding LysR substrate-binding domain-containing protein, producing the protein MRRLPSLNGLRAFEAAARHGSFVAAGQELNVTQAAISRMVRLLEARLGFPLFERLPNGLVLTAQARALQPNLTAAFDSIASSVAQVSAMRTTPVLTIGVGPSFATRWMIPRLASFYRAHPEIEVRLATGGAINPFRDDWTCGILLGGGDWPELAAEPLFSADLFPVCAASIARRLGKPSDLMQESLLQVAHSPEDWPLWLSAAGVKRRRAALGPSFANYGMALQAALDGVGVAIGLRPYVEDDIAMGRLVAPFSLSVPKGRAWYLVYRPFREIDPGLIAFRGWLRQNFTEKPQS; encoded by the coding sequence ATGCGCCGCCTGCCTTCGCTGAACGGTTTGCGTGCCTTCGAGGCCGCGGCGCGCCATGGCAGCTTCGTGGCCGCAGGCCAGGAGCTCAACGTCACGCAGGCCGCGATCAGCCGCATGGTGCGGCTGCTCGAAGCGCGTCTCGGATTTCCACTGTTCGAGCGGCTTCCCAATGGCCTCGTGCTGACCGCGCAGGCGAGGGCGCTGCAGCCAAATCTCACGGCGGCATTTGACTCGATTGCATCGAGCGTCGCGCAGGTCTCGGCGATGCGCACCACGCCGGTTTTGACGATCGGTGTCGGCCCGTCTTTTGCGACACGCTGGATGATTCCGCGACTTGCCAGCTTTTATCGCGCACATCCCGAGATCGAGGTGCGGCTGGCGACGGGCGGCGCGATCAATCCGTTCAGGGACGACTGGACCTGCGGCATTCTCCTCGGCGGCGGCGATTGGCCGGAACTGGCGGCCGAGCCATTGTTTTCGGCCGACCTCTTTCCCGTATGCGCAGCTTCCATTGCCCGACGGCTCGGCAAGCCGTCGGACCTGATGCAGGAGAGCTTGCTGCAGGTGGCTCACTCGCCGGAGGATTGGCCGTTATGGCTTTCCGCAGCAGGCGTGAAGCGGCGTCGTGCCGCTTTGGGGCCGAGCTTTGCCAACTATGGAATGGCGCTACAGGCGGCGCTCGACGGTGTTGGGGTGGCCATTGGCCTGCGCCCCTATGTCGAGGACGATATCGCCATGGGACGTCTGGTCGCGCCGTTTTCGCTGTCGGTGCCGAAGGGCAGGGCCTGGTATCTCGTGTACCGTCCGTTTCGCGAAATCGACCCTGGCCTGATCGCCTTCCGCGGCTGGCTGAGGCAGAATTTCACGGAAAAGCCGCAGAGCTAA
- a CDS encoding Do family serine endopeptidase: MTERPVDLSSLPSNGAPRRSLFSARKFALMASVVAGLGAAVYGFSPQQGPVFTSAAHAQVNNEVRKVERPIGFADIVERVKPSVISVKINIAAKTSKGDDSANKDDDSPFQPGSPMERFFRRFGGPDGLPPGLRGGPRGGRGPVTGQGSGFFISADGYAVTNNHVVDGAEKVEVTMDDGKTYTANVIGTDPRTDLALIKVEGRKDFPFAKLSDSKPRIGDWVLAVGNPFGLGGTVTAGIVSASGRDIGNGPYDDFIQIDAPVNKGNSGGPAFDTNGEVMGVNTAIYSPSGGSVGIAFSIPASTVKNVIAQLKDKGSVSRGWIGVQIQPVTSDIADSLGMKKAEGALVAEPQANGPASKAGIQSGDVITGVNGEPVKDAKELARTIGGLAPGSAVKLNVLQKGQDKVINLTLGQLPNTIEAKASTDKEDKGSQSKGTDVPKLGLTVAPANSVAGAGKEGVVVTEVDPKSAAAERGFKEGDVILEVAGKSVGTAGEVREALDTARTENKNSVLMRVKSGGSSRFVAVPLAKG, translated from the coding sequence ATGACCGAACGTCCCGTCGATCTTTCCTCGCTACCGTCCAACGGCGCGCCGCGCCGTTCGCTGTTCTCGGCGCGCAAGTTCGCGCTGATGGCTTCCGTCGTCGCCGGCCTCGGCGCCGCCGTCTATGGCTTCTCGCCGCAGCAGGGCCCGGTCTTCACCAGCGCGGCGCACGCGCAGGTCAACAACGAGGTCCGCAAGGTCGAGCGGCCGATCGGCTTTGCCGACATTGTCGAGCGCGTGAAGCCGTCGGTGATTTCGGTCAAGATCAACATCGCCGCCAAGACGTCGAAGGGCGACGACAGCGCCAACAAGGACGACGACTCGCCGTTCCAGCCGGGCTCGCCGATGGAACGCTTCTTCCGTCGCTTCGGCGGTCCGGATGGTCTGCCGCCCGGCCTGCGCGGCGGCCCGCGTGGCGGCCGTGGTCCGGTGACGGGTCAGGGTTCCGGCTTCTTCATCTCGGCTGACGGCTATGCCGTGACCAACAACCACGTGGTTGACGGCGCCGAGAAGGTCGAAGTCACCATGGACGACGGCAAGACCTACACCGCAAACGTGATCGGCACCGATCCGCGCACGGATCTGGCGCTGATCAAGGTCGAGGGCCGCAAGGATTTCCCGTTCGCCAAGCTGTCGGACAGCAAGCCGCGGATCGGCGACTGGGTGCTCGCGGTCGGTAATCCGTTCGGCCTCGGCGGCACCGTGACTGCCGGCATCGTCTCGGCCTCCGGCCGCGACATCGGCAACGGCCCGTATGACGATTTCATCCAGATCGACGCGCCCGTGAACAAGGGCAATTCCGGCGGTCCGGCGTTCGACACCAATGGCGAAGTGATGGGCGTCAACACCGCGATCTATTCGCCGTCCGGCGGCAGCGTCGGCATCGCGTTCTCGATCCCCGCTTCGACGGTGAAGAACGTGATCGCCCAGCTCAAGGACAAGGGCTCGGTCAGCCGCGGCTGGATCGGCGTCCAGATCCAGCCGGTGACCTCCGACATTGCCGACAGCCTCGGCATGAAGAAGGCCGAAGGCGCGCTGGTGGCGGAACCGCAGGCGAACGGTCCGGCTTCCAAGGCCGGTATCCAGTCGGGCGACGTCATTACCGGCGTCAATGGCGAGCCGGTCAAGGATGCCAAGGAACTCGCCCGCACCATCGGCGGCCTCGCGCCCGGCAGTGCTGTGAAGCTCAACGTGCTGCAGAAGGGCCAGGACAAGGTCATCAACCTGACGCTTGGCCAGTTGCCTAACACGATCGAGGCCAAGGCTTCGACCGACAAGGAAGACAAGGGCAGCCAGAGCAAGGGAACCGACGTGCCGAAGCTCGGCCTGACGGTTGCCCCCGCCAACAGCGTGGCCGGCGCCGGCAAGGAAGGCGTCGTCGTGACCGAAGTCGATCCGAAGAGCGCGGCGGCTGAGCGCGGCTTCAAGGAAGGCGACGTCATCCTCGAAGTCGCCGGCAAGAGCGTCGGCACTGCGGGCGAAGTCCGCGAGGCGCTGGATACTGCGCGCACCGAGAACAAGAACAGCGTTCTCATGCGCGTGAAGAGCGGCGGTTCGTCGCGTTTCGTCGCGGTGCCGCTGGCGAAAGGCTAA
- a CDS encoding response regulator transcription factor encodes MRLLIIEDDRESADYLVKAFREVGHVADLASDGEEGLSMAEGGDYDVLVVDRMLPKRDGLSVIGSLREKGNRTPVLILSALGQVDDRIKGLRAGGDDYLPKPYSFAELQARVEVLSRRNVGPAEETTYRVGDLELDRLSHRVARGKDELTLQPREFRLLEYLMKHAGQVVTRTMLLENVWDYHFDPQTNVIDVHISRLRSKIDKGFERPLLHTIRGAGYMIRDGLR; translated from the coding sequence ATGCGCCTGTTGATCATCGAAGACGACCGCGAGTCCGCCGACTATCTGGTCAAGGCGTTCCGTGAAGTCGGCCATGTCGCCGATCTCGCCAGTGATGGCGAGGAGGGCCTGTCGATGGCCGAAGGCGGCGATTACGACGTGCTCGTGGTCGACCGCATGCTGCCCAAGCGCGACGGCCTGTCCGTGATCGGGAGCCTGCGCGAGAAGGGCAATCGCACGCCGGTGCTGATCCTCTCCGCGCTCGGCCAGGTCGACGACCGCATCAAGGGCCTGCGTGCCGGCGGCGACGATTATCTGCCGAAGCCCTATTCATTCGCCGAATTGCAGGCGCGCGTCGAAGTGCTGTCGCGCCGCAATGTCGGCCCGGCCGAAGAGACCACCTATCGCGTCGGCGATCTCGAGCTCGATCGTCTTTCGCATCGCGTCGCCCGCGGCAAGGACGAACTGACGCTGCAGCCGCGCGAGTTTCGCCTGCTTGAATATCTGATGAAGCATGCGGGCCAGGTGGTGACCCGCACCATGCTTCTGGAAAACGTCTGGGATTATCATTTCGATCCGCAGACCAACGTCATCGATGTGCATATTTCCAGGCTGCGCTCCAAGATCGACAAGGGCTTCGAGCGGCCCCTGCTGCACACGATCCGTGGCGCCGGATACATGATCCGTGACGGCCTTCGGTAA
- a CDS encoding sensor histidine kinase, which produces MTAFGKLIRTTAFRLTLVYLFLFALFAASLLGYFAWNTRRLINEQITTTVNAEIAEIQIIYARRGLQGLATTLGYRALRPGANLYLVTTPEGRAFGGNVESLSPGVMASTGWSETAYRRLDERDTANHYALVRVTQLDNGFRLLVGRDLEERRRLFGIVANAAQWSLLVVIVLGIGGGIFVARRVLQRIDAMTGTTRRIMAGDLSGRLPVGRSGDELDRLAENLNAMLERIEALMMGLKEVSDNIAHDLKTPLTRLRNRAEEALASSGSEAEYRAALERTIEESDGLIRTFNALLMIARAESGQARGNMDDFDAADVARGIHELYEPLAEDDGMTLRVKTTNAPLHGNRELIGQALANLVENAIKYGKPSPVVQPMDPIIAARTREILIEARREGNHVLLSVTDHGPGIPEADRKHAVERFVRLEASRTLPGSGLGLSLASAVATLHGGELRLGDAHPGLTATLVIPALSAAGDRLAAQTPDVPQKVA; this is translated from the coding sequence GTGACGGCCTTCGGTAAGCTGATCCGCACCACGGCGTTCCGGCTGACGCTGGTCTATCTGTTTTTGTTTGCGCTGTTCGCCGCGTCGCTGCTCGGCTATTTCGCCTGGAATACGCGGCGGTTGATCAACGAGCAGATCACCACCACCGTCAACGCGGAAATCGCCGAGATCCAGATCATCTACGCACGCCGCGGGCTGCAAGGCCTTGCCACCACGCTCGGCTACCGGGCGCTGCGGCCCGGCGCCAACCTCTATCTCGTCACCACGCCGGAGGGCAGGGCGTTCGGCGGCAATGTCGAATCGCTGTCCCCGGGCGTGATGGCCTCGACAGGTTGGTCTGAGACGGCGTACCGCCGGCTCGACGAGCGGGATACCGCCAATCACTACGCGCTGGTGCGCGTCACCCAACTCGACAACGGATTCCGCCTGCTGGTCGGTCGCGATCTCGAGGAACGAAGGCGGCTGTTCGGCATCGTCGCCAACGCTGCGCAATGGTCGCTGCTGGTCGTCATCGTGCTCGGCATCGGCGGCGGCATCTTCGTGGCGCGGCGGGTGCTGCAGCGGATCGACGCCATGACCGGCACCACCAGGCGCATCATGGCGGGCGACCTTTCCGGGCGCCTGCCGGTCGGGCGCTCCGGCGACGAGCTCGATCGCCTCGCCGAAAACCTCAACGCCATGCTGGAACGTATCGAGGCGCTGATGATGGGGCTGAAGGAAGTCTCCGACAACATCGCGCATGATCTGAAGACGCCGCTGACGCGGCTGCGCAACCGCGCCGAGGAGGCGCTGGCGAGTTCCGGGAGTGAGGCTGAATACCGCGCGGCGCTGGAACGGACCATCGAGGAATCCGACGGGCTGATCCGCACATTCAACGCGCTGTTGATGATCGCGCGCGCCGAGTCAGGTCAGGCGCGCGGCAACATGGATGATTTCGACGCGGCTGACGTCGCCAGGGGTATCCACGAATTGTACGAGCCGCTGGCCGAAGACGACGGCATGACGCTGCGCGTCAAGACTACCAATGCGCCGCTGCACGGCAATCGCGAGCTGATCGGGCAGGCGCTCGCCAATCTGGTCGAGAATGCGATCAAATACGGCAAGCCATCGCCGGTGGTGCAGCCGATGGACCCCATCATCGCGGCGCGCACGCGGGAGATCCTGATCGAGGCGCGGCGCGAGGGTAACCATGTGCTGCTCAGCGTCACCGACCACGGGCCCGGCATTCCCGAAGCCGACCGCAAGCACGCGGTGGAGCGGTTCGTGCGGCTCGAGGCGAGCCGGACGCTGCCGGGTTCCGGGCTTGGCTTGAGTTTGGCGTCCGCGGTGGCGACCTTGCATGGTGGCGAACTCAGGCTGGGGGATGCCCATCCCGGCCTGACCGCGACGCTGGTCATCCCGGCGCTATCTGCCGCGGGTGACAGGCTTGCGGCCCAAACGCCGGATGTGCCACAGAAGGTGGCATGA